Proteins encoded together in one Microbacterium sp. zg-Y625 window:
- a CDS encoding alpha/beta fold hydrolase, whose amino-acid sequence MSGSTGSSTVTVVLVHGAFAENAGWTGVISRLAQNGVRAFAASNPLRGVAVDSRYVADRLHAVPGPVVLVGHGYGGMVITQAAVAAFNVEALVYVGAFAPETEETAADLATLYPGSTLRGNVVATPLSSGESELTIQADAFPQQFCGDLDAATSSRLAATQRAVLGRALDEPLTTAVPAWRTLPSWFVYGAADRLIPAAAHAHFARRAGSQGTTRVEHASHAIALSEPDVVTRSILAAIAG is encoded by the coding sequence ATGTCCGGCAGCACCGGCTCGAGCACCGTCACGGTCGTCCTGGTGCACGGCGCGTTCGCCGAGAACGCCGGGTGGACCGGCGTCATCAGCCGGCTCGCGCAGAACGGCGTGCGGGCGTTCGCGGCATCCAACCCCCTGCGCGGTGTCGCCGTCGACAGCCGATACGTCGCCGACCGGCTGCACGCCGTGCCCGGACCGGTCGTGCTGGTCGGGCACGGGTACGGCGGCATGGTCATCACGCAGGCCGCCGTCGCGGCCTTCAACGTCGAGGCGCTCGTGTACGTCGGGGCCTTCGCACCCGAGACCGAAGAGACCGCGGCCGACCTGGCCACCCTGTACCCCGGCAGCACGCTGCGCGGGAACGTCGTCGCCACGCCACTGTCGTCGGGTGAGAGCGAGCTCACCATCCAGGCCGACGCGTTCCCGCAGCAGTTCTGCGGCGACCTCGACGCGGCCACCTCGTCGCGCCTCGCTGCGACCCAGCGGGCGGTGCTCGGGCGGGCGCTGGACGAGCCGCTCACCACGGCGGTCCCGGCGTGGCGCACGCTGCCGTCGTGGTTCGTCTACGGGGCGGCCGACCGACTCATCCCGGCGGCCGCGCACGCCCACTTCGCCCGACGCGCCGGGTCTCAGGGGACGACGCGCGTCGAACACGCCTCACACGCGATCGCGCTCTCCGAGCCCGACGTCGTGACGCGCAGCATCCTGGCCGCCATCGCCGGGTGA
- a CDS encoding alpha/beta fold hydrolase, giving the protein MTDDQQITNAVLVHGAFADGSGWRGVYENLTARGMRVTIAQIPLTSLADDVAATTRVLDLQDGPTVLVGHSWGGTVITEAGTHPKVAALVYVSALAPDSGETTAQQYEGFAPTPNFVIDVGDDGFGFLNWERFKVGFAADATDADAAFLRDSQVPINMSAFGVAVPHAAWRDKPSWAVIARDDQSFDQAMLTHMATRAGAEITYVSASHALFLTQPGAVSEVIATAAQNALVAS; this is encoded by the coding sequence ATGACCGACGATCAGCAGATCACCAACGCCGTGCTGGTGCACGGGGCGTTCGCCGACGGGTCGGGGTGGCGTGGCGTCTACGAGAACCTGACGGCACGCGGCATGCGCGTCACCATCGCGCAGATTCCGCTCACCTCGCTCGCCGACGATGTGGCCGCCACCACACGGGTGCTCGACCTGCAGGACGGCCCGACGGTCCTCGTCGGACACTCCTGGGGTGGGACGGTCATCACCGAGGCGGGGACGCACCCGAAGGTCGCTGCCCTCGTCTACGTCTCCGCACTCGCGCCGGATTCAGGAGAGACGACCGCGCAGCAGTACGAGGGCTTCGCCCCGACACCCAACTTCGTCATCGACGTGGGAGACGACGGGTTCGGATTCCTCAACTGGGAGCGCTTCAAGGTCGGTTTCGCCGCCGACGCGACCGACGCCGACGCCGCGTTCCTGCGGGATTCGCAGGTGCCGATCAACATGTCGGCGTTCGGCGTCGCCGTGCCGCACGCGGCGTGGCGCGACAAGCCGAGCTGGGCTGTCATCGCGAGGGACGACCAATCGTTCGACCAGGCGATGCTGACGCACATGGCCACCCGCGCCGGCGCCGAGATCACCTACGTCTCGGCCAGCCACGCGCTGTTCCTGACGCAGCCCGGGGCGGTATCGGAGGTCATCGCGACGGCCGCGCAGAACGCGCTCGTTGCGAGCTGA